A stretch of Mya arenaria isolate MELC-2E11 chromosome 14, ASM2691426v1 DNA encodes these proteins:
- the LOC128218382 gene encoding uncharacterized protein LOC128218382, whose amino-acid sequence MASNFESIQMGCDFIHDFACSACEEDGLNTEAQHFCNQCTKYYCDNCVPVHNKLYKRHAVLDRKNVKKWAAAPGTVDVLERCERHPGEALKLVCGDHDQLCCHMCVAVDHRQCLSIQHIQDVAKDIHKDPEFRQLPQRVTELRKQIEDMKDDRRKNGVSLRKTRTAIVGEIKALRKKINDILDKMEKTTVQELDRLVADQELSIKKDMDSCTQIHDELKSIMDAIPNKESSDKAPPYIGFRKCEEKIRQANEILQNISKIVKYKITFQKNDGIEENLASMAKFGDINESNVFAKKTLPLFHQDHVFDSQGYKEYSAEMCSDKNRCDIEGVCELPGGEIVISDYSNCKVKLLDQQYRVADHCDVPEYPFDVCHIGGNEVAVCVNFRDDRRELHFINMTKGKLVTTRKLCFMHRSYGVAHHGNTLYISSNTALYIYTMSGKKIKKLYEDKSGGNTVQRIAISNDGKTVFITNFSNNQLITLDNLGNKLATFTDHYLRGPHGPATTAGHVFVCYFDSDTILQVDKDGKKKLATLARKLDGVLSPKALFFSSRTSSLVVCGSKDTLLVISLR is encoded by the exons AtggcatcaaattttgaatCCATTCAGATGGGCTGTGATTTCATCCATGATTTCGCCTGTTCCGCTTGCGAAGAAGATGGACTGAACACGGAAGCTCAACATTTCTGTAATCAGTGCACAAAATATTACTGCGATAACTGTGTCCCGGTTCACAACAAACTGTACAAGAGACACGCGGTGCTCGATCGGAAGAACGTTAAGAAATGGGCGGCGGCACCAGGAACGGTAGACGTGCTTGAGAGATGCGAGAGGCACCCCGGGGAGGCGCTGAAGCTGGTCTGTGGTGACCACGACCAGCTGTGTTGTCATATGTGCGTTGCCGTGGATCATAG ACAATGTTTGTCAATACAACATATTCAAGACGTTGCAAAGGACATCCACAAAGATCCCGAGTTTCGTCAACTACCTCAACGGGTAACTGAACTTAGGAAGCAGATAGAAGATATGAAAGACGACAGAAGGAAAAATGGAGTCTCTCTGAGGAAAACTCGAACAGCCATAGTTGGTGAAATCAAAGCACTCCGTAAAAAGATCAACGACATTCTTGACAAGATGGAGAAAACAACAGTACAAGAACTAGACCGTCTAGTAGCTGATCAGGAACTGTCCATCAAGAAAGATATGGACTCCTGCACACAGATTCACGACGAATTAAAAAGCATTATGGATGCCATTCCAAACAAAGAGTCGTCAGACAAAGCGCCCCCATATATTGGGTTCAGgaaatgtgaagaaaaaataaGACAAGCAAACGaaattttgcaaaacatatcaaaaattgtaaaatacaaaataacgtTTCAAAAAAATGATGGAATCGAAGAGAATTTGGCCTCGATGGCGAAATTTGGAGATATTAATGAATCGAATGTTTTTGCTAAAAAAACACTACCACTATTCCACCAAGATCATGTATTCGATAGCCAAGGTTACAAGGAGTACAGCGCTGAGATGTGTTCAGACAAAAACAGATGTGATATTGAAGGGGTATGTGAACTGCCTGGCGGAGAGATTGTTATTTCAGACTATTCGAACTGTAAAGTGAAACTACTGGACCAGCAGTACCGGGTTGCTGACCACTGCGATGTCCCCGAGTATCCATTTGACGTGTGCCACATTGGCGGGAATGAGGTTGCAGTTTGTGTTAACTTTCGTGATGATAGACGtgaacttcatttcattaacatGACAAAAGGGAAACTTGTGACTACGAGAAAGTTATGTTTCATGCACAGATCTTACGGCGTAGCTCATCACGGTAACACGCTTTACATTTCATCAAACACTGCGCTGTACATCTACACGATGTCGGGAAAGAAGATAAAGAAGTTGTACGAGGATAAGTCCGGTGGTAACACGGTGCAGAGAATTGCCATCAGTAACGACGGGAAAACTGTCTTCATCACAAACTTTTCAAACAATCAACTTATCACCCTGGACAACCTCGGCAACAAGCTCGCCACGTTCACTGATCATTACTTGAGGGGACCTCACGGTCCAGCAACAACTGCTGGACATGTGTTTGTCTGCTACTTTGATTCCGATACAATACTGCAGGTTGACAAGGACGGGAAGAAGAAGTTGGCCACCCTGGCCAGGAAACTAGACGGGGTGCTTTCCCCTAAAGCTTTGTTCTTCAGCAGCCGTACTTCTTCGCTAGTTGTCTGCGGATCAAAAGATACGCTCCTTGTCATCAGTTTacgataa